The sequence ttttaacatgacaaaaTTAAATGGAGAGCATTTTAAGTTTCATTTGACGATGACGCCCCCTTGTGGCTACCTATGTTATGACTGGTTTTGCCTTTCACCATGTGAATAAGGTGTGCtatgttacaaaaaatgtgatatttttggaatgaaatatgcattttaaagctgtaaaactttttgtttttaaacgctCGTCATCACACGAGTCACCGAGTGACCTTGAAACCTATGAAATGCGCgacataaataaatttgctttgctccaCAGATTCCATTTGCCGTCGGCCAGGTGATTGCAGAATTTCCAAGACGTTCACGCGGCGGGTCAAAGTTCGCCGGCAAGTCTCGCCGTCTTTGGGGCGTCGCCGCTCGCCGCGTCTCCTTTCCGCACCTCCTCGAGACATTCTGGACCAGAGAAAGCAAACATGAGAGCAGGACACGCGAAAAACGCCATCTTCGGTCCCCGGGGCGTCCCGACCTCTCTCGTCGGCGCCGAGGACGTGCCTCTTGCACAGGAAGTCCTCCAGCTTCTGGTCCTGATGCCGGAAGTACCAGACCTCCACTACGTCTTCGTACTGCTCCAACATGATCTcgcactggggggggggggggggggcgcaacagctaaatgctaacattagcccccccccccacacacccctgTCATATTCAAACCTGTTTCTTCATGTCCGCCACCTCCGCGGACGGCTCGTCCCACAGCTCGTACGGCAGGCCCAAATCCACTTTGACGCCTCGGCGGACCAGGTTCTTCAGCTCCGTCACGGTCTGGCTGGAACCCTGCAGCCCATAGACAAATGTCACACGTGCAGATGAGTGGGAACCTTGAGAAAAAtgatgggttggggggggggggggtcgacctTGGAGTAGCGCAGGCTGCCCTGGCGCTCATCGTGGACGCGATACTCCAGGATGCGCTCGCATATGTTGTCCACGGCCTCCGTGAGGCGGATCTCCCTAGAGGGATGGGGGGAGACCCCAAACTT comes from Syngnathoides biaculeatus isolate LvHL_M chromosome 21, ASM1980259v1, whole genome shotgun sequence and encodes:
- the cnpy4 gene encoding protein canopy 4, with translation MKSVLVAAFYLLHFCVFVRADDDARRPNKCEVCKFLTVELQEALGRSSRSKEVLEVGEVLQTGKRRRTIEYNTSEIRLTEAVDNICERILEYRVHDERQGSLRYSKGSSQTVTELKNLVRRGVKVDLGLPYELWDEPSAEVADMKKQCEIMLEQYEDVVEVWYFRHQDQKLEDFLCKRHVLGADERECLEEVRKGDAASGDAPKTARLAGEL